Proteins encoded by one window of Chromobacterium violaceum ATCC 12472:
- a CDS encoding PhoPQ-activated pathogenicity-related family protein, with protein MSTSRLIAARRAGIALCLLLPAAAQAQPEPAADPQTVPQYLAQARSGQQPARLLGSSSEDGVTINEYGFVSQRWPQKGSTLTSDAPQWEHVLKLAVPAGRKPGSPALLYISGGSNHAEKGALPPRDPLPLAELARELGIAVAELYYVPNQNLKLDGQPSGREDALVAYTWRKSVDQPEAERFSSLHLPMTQAATAAMDVIQGSLPDVRAFVLSGGSKRGWTSWLAGLNDQRVQAIVPVAADFWNVRVNFTHVYNSYGGQWPVALRDYVANRITADVLKGGAGFDALLRFEDVINYPQGMVRLKKYMLSASGDDFAVPDSAWSYLPALNGPMQLRYLPNQSHYVGSRQVSEALRQFMGRWLAGKPMPEARVDGDERSGRISVSTREAVSRARLWLARNPHGRDFRFNSGIRYQDRPIAGQCRSGECRFEFTPDATLPGWQAYFIEFEGKDFTWTTPPLIWPNRYPDGSKVPFGAPRLQLGG; from the coding sequence ATGAGCACTTCCCGACTGATAGCCGCGCGCCGCGCCGGCATCGCCCTCTGCCTGCTGCTGCCCGCCGCCGCGCAGGCCCAACCTGAACCGGCCGCCGATCCGCAAACCGTCCCGCAGTATCTGGCGCAGGCGAGGAGCGGCCAGCAACCCGCCAGGCTGCTTGGATCGAGTTCGGAAGATGGCGTAACCATCAACGAGTACGGCTTCGTGTCCCAGCGCTGGCCGCAGAAGGGCAGCACGCTGACCAGCGACGCGCCGCAATGGGAGCACGTGTTGAAACTGGCGGTGCCGGCGGGGCGCAAGCCGGGCTCGCCGGCGCTGCTGTACATCAGCGGTGGCAGCAATCATGCGGAAAAGGGCGCCCTGCCGCCGCGCGACCCGCTGCCGCTGGCCGAGCTGGCGCGCGAGCTCGGCATCGCGGTGGCCGAACTGTATTACGTGCCCAACCAGAATCTGAAGCTGGATGGGCAGCCCTCGGGGCGAGAGGACGCGCTGGTCGCCTATACCTGGCGCAAGAGCGTGGATCAACCGGAGGCCGAGCGCTTCAGCTCCCTGCATTTGCCGATGACGCAGGCGGCGACGGCGGCGATGGACGTGATACAGGGCAGTCTGCCTGACGTTCGCGCCTTCGTGTTGTCCGGCGGCTCCAAGCGGGGATGGACCAGCTGGCTGGCCGGACTCAACGATCAGCGTGTCCAGGCCATCGTGCCGGTGGCGGCGGATTTCTGGAATGTCCGCGTCAACTTCACTCATGTGTACAACAGCTATGGCGGACAGTGGCCGGTGGCGCTGCGCGATTACGTCGCCAACCGCATCACGGCGGATGTGCTCAAGGGCGGCGCGGGTTTCGACGCCTTGTTGCGCTTCGAGGACGTGATCAACTACCCGCAAGGCATGGTTCGTCTGAAAAAGTACATGCTGTCGGCGTCCGGAGACGATTTCGCGGTGCCGGACTCCGCCTGGAGCTATTTGCCGGCGCTGAACGGCCCGATGCAGCTGCGTTATCTGCCCAATCAGTCCCACTACGTCGGCAGCAGGCAGGTGAGCGAGGCCTTGCGCCAGTTCATGGGGCGCTGGCTGGCGGGCAAGCCCATGCCCGAGGCCCGCGTGGACGGGGATGAGCGCAGCGGACGGATCAGCGTCAGCACGCGGGAGGCGGTGAGCCGCGCCCGTTTGTGGCTGGCGCGCAATCCGCACGGCCGCGATTTCCGCTTCAACTCCGGCATCCGCTACCAGGACCGGCCGATAGCAGGGCAGTGCCGGAGCGGCGAGTGCCGTTTCGAGTTTACGCCGGACGCGACCCTGCCGGGCTGGCAGGCTTATTTCATCGAATTCGAGGGCAAGGATTTCACCTGGACCACGCCGCCGTTGATCTGGCCCAACCGCTATCCAGACGGTTCCAAAGTGCCTTTCGGCGCGCCGCGCCTGCAGCTGGGCGGCTGA
- the argS gene encoding arginine--tRNA ligase, translating into MTIHQLINERVQAALAAAGAPDAPAVVQPASKPEFGDYQANGVMGAAKALKTNPRALAEKVVAALDLAGIADKVEIAGPGFINIHLAPEYLARRSEAALKDDKLGIAPVKPLRVMVEYSSPNLAKEMHVGHLRSSIIGDALARVMEYVGHDVVRANHVGDWGTQFGMLVAYLVETRHAGDADLQLSDLETFYRNAKIRFDESEDFANTARDYVVKLQGGDEEVLKLWRQFVDVSLKHCEDVYEKLNVGLKREHVRGESSYNDDLPVIVQELREKGLLTEDDGAQVVFLDEFRTQEDKPMGVIVQKKDGGFIYTTTDIGAVRYRHRELKLDRVIYVVDARQSQHFAQMFTICRKAGFAPEAMKLEHVGFGVMMGDDGKPFKTRSGGTVKLIELLNEAEERAYALVSEKNPDLSDAQKREIANAVGIGAVKYADLSKNRMSDYIFNWDTMLAFEGNTAPYLQYAYTRVQSVFRKAEDYDANARIVITEPAEKQLAAALAQFEDTLNSVVEGCYPHYLSLYLYQIATLFSRFYEACPILKSEGEVRASRLQLAALTAKTLRTGLDLLGIKVLESM; encoded by the coding sequence ATGACGATTCATCAACTGATCAACGAACGGGTACAGGCGGCGCTGGCGGCAGCCGGCGCGCCTGACGCGCCTGCCGTGGTCCAGCCGGCATCCAAGCCGGAATTCGGCGACTACCAGGCCAACGGCGTGATGGGCGCCGCCAAGGCATTGAAAACCAATCCGCGCGCGCTGGCCGAAAAGGTCGTCGCCGCGCTGGATCTTGCCGGCATCGCCGACAAGGTGGAAATCGCCGGCCCGGGTTTCATCAATATTCATCTAGCCCCTGAATATCTGGCCCGACGAAGCGAAGCCGCCCTGAAAGACGACAAGCTGGGCATCGCGCCGGTGAAGCCGCTGCGCGTGATGGTGGAGTACTCGTCGCCCAACCTGGCCAAGGAGATGCACGTCGGCCACCTGCGCTCGTCCATCATCGGCGACGCGCTGGCGCGGGTGATGGAATACGTCGGCCACGACGTGGTCCGCGCCAACCACGTCGGCGACTGGGGCACCCAGTTCGGCATGCTGGTGGCCTACCTGGTGGAAACCCGCCACGCCGGCGACGCCGACCTGCAGCTGTCCGACCTGGAAACTTTCTACCGCAACGCCAAGATCCGCTTCGACGAGAGCGAGGACTTCGCCAACACCGCGCGCGACTATGTGGTGAAGCTGCAGGGCGGCGACGAGGAGGTGCTGAAGCTGTGGCGCCAGTTCGTCGACGTGTCGCTGAAACACTGCGAGGACGTGTACGAAAAGCTGAACGTCGGCCTGAAGCGCGAGCACGTGCGCGGCGAGTCGTCGTATAACGACGACCTGCCGGTGATCGTGCAGGAGCTGCGCGAGAAGGGCCTGCTGACCGAGGACGATGGCGCCCAGGTGGTGTTCCTGGATGAATTCCGCACCCAGGAAGACAAGCCGATGGGCGTGATCGTCCAGAAAAAGGACGGCGGCTTCATCTACACCACCACCGACATCGGCGCGGTGCGCTACCGCCACCGCGAGTTGAAGCTGGATCGCGTGATCTACGTGGTGGACGCGCGCCAGAGCCAGCACTTCGCCCAGATGTTCACCATCTGTCGCAAGGCCGGTTTCGCGCCGGAAGCGATGAAGCTGGAGCATGTCGGCTTCGGCGTGATGATGGGCGACGACGGCAAGCCGTTCAAGACCCGTTCCGGCGGCACCGTCAAGCTGATCGAGCTGTTGAACGAGGCCGAGGAGCGCGCCTACGCGCTGGTGTCCGAGAAAAATCCGGACCTGTCCGACGCGCAGAAGCGCGAGATCGCCAACGCTGTCGGCATCGGTGCGGTGAAGTATGCCGATCTGTCCAAGAACCGGATGAGCGATTACATCTTCAACTGGGACACCATGCTGGCTTTCGAGGGCAACACCGCTCCGTATCTGCAGTACGCCTACACTCGCGTGCAGAGCGTGTTCCGCAAGGCCGAGGACTACGACGCCAACGCCAGGATCGTCATCACCGAGCCGGCCGAGAAGCAGCTGGCCGCCGCGCTGGCGCAGTTCGAGGACACGCTGAACTCGGTGGTGGAAGGCTGCTATCCGCACTATCTGTCGCTGTACCTGTACCAGATCGCCACGCTGTTCTCCCGCTTCTACGAAGCCTGCCCGATCCTGAAGAGCGAGGGCGAGGTGCGCGCCAGCCGCCTGCAACTGGCCGCGCTGACCGCCAAGACGCTGCGCACCGGCCTGGACCTGCTGGGGATCAAGGTGCTGGAATCGATGTAA
- a CDS encoding HugZ family protein, translating to MKPDLAISLLHLCRHATLATQSRQYPGYPYASAVQFICDEHHRPVFVASALAEHSKNLLADPRCSLSLLDPGGDAAQSAARLTMLGDVERFDASDALRRRLLRYLPEAEEWLALDFMFFRLLPKRQRLIAGMGRMGWIEESAWAALPALGLEEEQALLDEAKTALPASVRLLGCDCFGADLLDDGRYRRVDWPETARATGQLSEHLRNLA from the coding sequence ATGAAACCCGACCTCGCCATCAGCCTGCTGCACCTGTGCCGCCACGCCACGCTGGCCACCCAGTCTCGCCAATACCCTGGCTACCCGTACGCCAGCGCCGTCCAATTCATCTGCGACGAGCATCACCGCCCGGTATTCGTGGCCAGCGCGCTGGCCGAGCACAGCAAAAACCTGCTGGCCGATCCGCGCTGCAGCCTGTCGCTGCTGGACCCTGGCGGCGACGCCGCCCAGTCGGCCGCCCGCCTGACCATGCTGGGCGATGTCGAGCGCTTCGACGCGTCCGATGCGCTGCGCCGGCGCCTGTTGCGCTACCTGCCGGAAGCGGAGGAATGGCTGGCGCTGGACTTCATGTTCTTCCGGCTGCTTCCCAAACGGCAACGGCTGATCGCCGGCATGGGGCGCATGGGCTGGATAGAGGAAAGCGCCTGGGCGGCGCTTCCGGCGCTGGGGCTGGAAGAGGAGCAAGCCTTGCTCGACGAGGCGAAGACGGCGCTGCCCGCCTCCGTCCGGCTGCTGGGCTGCGACTGCTTCGGCGCCGATCTATTGGATGATGGCCGCTACCGGCGCGTAGACTGGCCGGAAACGGCGCGCGCGACCGGGCAGCTCAGCGAGCATTTGCGGAACCTGGCGTGA
- a CDS encoding DUF3138 family protein: MKRLLISAAIAALPGMAMADAKADEIARLKAQMQKLQQQMAELQKAVEAATAPAGGQKAAAAAGGEDANAELKERVANMELKVDKLNTASTDGPIAGLSVTGYLDPTYIYNRNNNSSGFQFLNHQNVYAYSNSTFGDVYLDIKKTFGVGPTAPSAEITIMPNRGSGNTLLDGGSGNNIINTAVINFPLSDTWTFNAGLMNSFGGYEVQQSNQMLTLTHGLLYDFSDPGSYIGAGFNWSHDVWAWKFLLANEQYRTHANLANTGNNASTGNPQVKSNNTPTFTARVDYTWSSALDLGGSFNAGRQTLLTGNACAGGFGYLCGSADPYSNYFFTEADASYTLGDIQYNAELDYGQQQKAAWNGGSAQWYGVSLLGHRKWMTDSLGKMGATLRYDYLNNSKNGGGGGGVALGSGGFDGVNGFGVDPACLASGAADCKGANRMALTAALLFFPTDQFTLKFEYRHDWASQAVFQRNDGSMKKSNDMLGAQAVYTF; encoded by the coding sequence ATGAAGAGGTTACTGATCAGCGCGGCGATCGCGGCCCTGCCGGGCATGGCGATGGCCGACGCCAAGGCGGACGAGATCGCCAGACTGAAGGCCCAGATGCAGAAGCTGCAGCAGCAGATGGCGGAGCTGCAGAAGGCGGTGGAGGCGGCGACGGCCCCGGCCGGCGGCCAGAAGGCGGCCGCCGCGGCGGGCGGCGAGGACGCCAACGCCGAGTTGAAGGAGAGAGTGGCCAATATGGAATTGAAGGTGGACAAGCTCAACACCGCCTCCACCGATGGCCCGATCGCCGGCCTGAGCGTCACCGGCTATCTGGATCCCACCTACATCTACAACCGCAACAACAACAGCTCCGGCTTCCAGTTCCTGAACCACCAGAATGTCTACGCCTACAGCAACAGCACCTTCGGCGACGTCTATCTGGACATCAAGAAAACCTTCGGCGTAGGCCCCACCGCGCCCAGCGCCGAAATCACCATCATGCCCAATCGCGGCAGCGGCAACACGCTGCTGGATGGAGGCAGCGGCAACAACATCATCAACACCGCGGTCATCAACTTCCCGCTGTCCGATACCTGGACTTTCAACGCCGGGCTGATGAACAGCTTCGGCGGCTACGAGGTGCAGCAGTCCAACCAGATGCTGACCCTGACCCACGGCCTGTTGTACGACTTCAGCGATCCGGGCAGCTATATCGGCGCCGGCTTCAACTGGAGCCACGACGTGTGGGCGTGGAAGTTCCTGCTGGCCAACGAGCAGTACCGCACCCATGCCAACCTGGCCAATACCGGCAACAACGCCTCCACCGGCAATCCTCAGGTGAAGAGCAACAATACGCCGACCTTCACCGCGCGCGTCGACTACACCTGGAGCAGCGCGCTGGACCTGGGCGGCTCGTTCAACGCCGGCCGCCAGACCTTGCTGACCGGCAATGCCTGCGCGGGCGGCTTCGGCTATCTGTGCGGCTCCGCCGATCCGTATTCCAATTACTTCTTCACCGAGGCTGACGCCAGCTACACGCTGGGCGACATCCAGTACAACGCCGAGCTGGATTACGGCCAGCAGCAGAAGGCGGCCTGGAATGGCGGCAGCGCGCAGTGGTACGGCGTGTCGCTGCTGGGCCACCGCAAATGGATGACGGACTCGCTGGGCAAGATGGGCGCCACGCTGCGCTACGACTACCTGAACAACAGCAAGAACGGCGGCGGCGGCGGCGGGGTGGCGCTGGGTTCCGGCGGCTTCGACGGCGTCAACGGCTTCGGCGTCGATCCGGCCTGCCTGGCCAGCGGTGCCGCCGACTGCAAGGGCGCCAACCGCATGGCGCTGACCGCCGCTCTGTTGTTCTTCCCGACCGACCAGTTCACGCTGAAGTTCGAATACCGGCACGACTGGGCCAGCCAGGCCGTGTTCCAGCGCAACGACGGCAGCATGAAGAAGAGCAACGACATGCTGGGCGCGCAGGCGGTCTACACCTTCTGA
- a CDS encoding S53 family peptidase has translation MFAKQHAIALIVAGVFAAGAQAAEGWVNTATQAHPLAATLTSSAAAKSTGELAAGQSVHVTVTLKLRNKAQLDALTDSLLAGTSHKTLSHSEFMAQYAPTQAQVQKVVSHLQKSGFRNIKVAPNRMLITAEGSAATAKTAFNATLHHFNVNGRSAFANVTAAQVPQSLGDTVLAVHGLQNVHTFHTTLRKSGVQTLASAKTNSVIGHNPTDFPLIYNASSLPPASNTTVGIIAEGDLTQTLQDLQQFEDSAGYSYVQTNVINAGDASSDTDGVGEWNLDSQDILAAAGGALQQMNFYVATSMTNADITAAYNSAVSDGSAKVINVSLGECERYAQSDGTIASDDQIFQTAVAQGQTFSVSTGDSGSAECGSTSGQSYPATSPYVIAIGGTTVNTSGTTKYSSETVWNGTGGGPSVVEAAPSWQTKAGVLTTSKTKRGVPDVSFDADPNSGALVIVNGSNQQIGGTSLAAPLFTGFWARIQSAHGNSLVSPNPAIYQYFKANPSLYHDVTSGNNGGYKATASWDYATGWGSLNVANLNTFINSHSGF, from the coding sequence ATGTTTGCAAAACAGCACGCTATTGCACTGATCGTTGCCGGCGTATTCGCCGCCGGCGCACAAGCAGCCGAAGGCTGGGTCAACACCGCCACCCAGGCTCACCCGCTGGCCGCCACCCTGACCAGCTCCGCCGCCGCCAAGAGCACGGGCGAGCTCGCTGCCGGTCAGTCCGTGCATGTAACCGTTACGCTGAAACTGCGCAACAAGGCCCAGCTTGACGCCCTGACCGACAGCTTGCTGGCTGGCACCAGCCACAAAACGCTGAGCCATTCCGAATTCATGGCCCAGTACGCTCCGACCCAGGCCCAAGTGCAAAAAGTAGTGTCCCACCTGCAAAAGAGCGGCTTCCGTAACATCAAGGTCGCTCCGAACCGCATGTTGATCACCGCCGAAGGCAGCGCCGCCACCGCCAAGACCGCGTTCAACGCCACCCTGCATCACTTCAACGTCAACGGCCGCTCGGCGTTCGCCAACGTGACCGCCGCTCAAGTGCCGCAGTCGCTGGGCGATACCGTTCTGGCCGTTCACGGCCTGCAGAACGTCCATACCTTCCACACCACCCTGCGCAAGAGCGGCGTGCAAACCCTGGCCTCGGCCAAGACCAACAGCGTGATCGGCCACAACCCGACCGACTTCCCGCTGATCTACAACGCCAGCAGCCTGCCCCCGGCCAGCAACACCACCGTCGGCATCATCGCCGAAGGCGACCTGACCCAAACCCTGCAAGACCTGCAGCAGTTTGAAGACTCCGCCGGCTACAGCTATGTGCAGACCAACGTGATCAACGCCGGCGACGCCTCGTCCGACACCGATGGCGTGGGCGAATGGAACCTGGACAGCCAGGACATCCTCGCGGCCGCCGGCGGCGCGCTGCAGCAGATGAACTTCTACGTCGCCACCTCGATGACCAACGCCGACATCACCGCCGCCTACAACTCGGCCGTCAGCGACGGTTCGGCCAAGGTGATCAATGTGTCCCTGGGCGAATGCGAACGTTACGCGCAAAGCGATGGCACCATCGCCTCCGACGATCAGATCTTCCAGACCGCGGTGGCTCAGGGCCAGACCTTCTCGGTTTCCACCGGCGACTCCGGCTCCGCCGAATGCGGCAGCACCTCAGGCCAAAGCTACCCGGCCACTTCGCCCTACGTGATCGCCATCGGCGGCACCACGGTGAACACCAGCGGCACCACCAAGTACTCGTCGGAAACCGTCTGGAACGGCACCGGCGGCGGCCCGAGCGTCGTCGAAGCGGCTCCGTCTTGGCAAACCAAGGCCGGCGTGCTGACCACGTCCAAGACCAAGCGCGGCGTGCCGGACGTGTCGTTCGACGCTGACCCGAACAGCGGCGCGCTGGTGATCGTGAACGGCAGCAATCAGCAAATCGGCGGCACCAGCCTGGCTGCTCCGCTGTTCACCGGCTTCTGGGCGCGCATCCAGTCCGCTCACGGCAACAGCCTGGTATCGCCGAACCCGGCCATCTATCAGTACTTCAAAGCCAACCCCTCGCTGTACCACGACGTGACCAGCGGCAACAACGGCGGTTACAAAGCCACCGCCAGCTGGGACTACGCCACCGGCTGGGGCAGCCTGAACGTCGCCAACCTGAACACCTTCATCAACAGCCACTCCGGCTTCTAA
- a CDS encoding S53 family peptidase has protein sequence MQTHKTTLLMLGCLFNIPVQAAGWISTGTQAHPTQQLAPNARDAGEIAGGEVVRIAVSLAMRNQASLNALTDNILAGQGQPISDAQFMSQYAPTAAQAQQVVSHLRQSGFRNIAVSPNNLLVTAEGSAATVYGAFQTRLHRYDVGGRQAVANIQNAQVPASLAGIVLAVHGLQSVHQFHAAFHAQSVSKAASGIVAHKPTDFASIYNAASLPAAKNGVAGIIAEGNLSQTVADLNSYAKSAGFAAPSVAIVNAGTPSADTSGIMEWNLDSQTMLAASGGALKQLQFYVAPSMNNADIAAAINAAVAANSAKVINVSLGECELGAKASGMTASVDQMLQAAVAHGQTFSVSSGDSGSYECGGSSAYQSYPAVSPYVIAVGGTTLTTGGTTAYGSEKTWSGSGGGPSATEAAPSWQTASGVLTTAKTKRGVPDIAFDADPGSGELVLVSGSTYQVGGTSLAAPLFSGFWIRIQSANGNKLTSPANAIYKYFKANPSLYRDVASGSNGAFKATAGWDYTTGWGSLNIRQSQRLHRQDRRFLTEAARKRPACTRGVCFGRAAA, from the coding sequence ATGCAGACCCATAAAACGACCTTGTTGATGCTCGGTTGCCTGTTCAACATCCCGGTCCAGGCCGCCGGTTGGATAAGCACAGGCACCCAGGCGCATCCAACCCAGCAATTGGCTCCAAACGCGCGGGATGCCGGAGAGATCGCCGGCGGCGAGGTCGTACGCATCGCGGTCAGCCTGGCGATGCGCAATCAGGCTTCGCTGAACGCGCTCACCGACAACATCCTGGCCGGGCAGGGACAGCCCATCAGCGACGCGCAGTTCATGAGCCAATACGCGCCCACCGCGGCCCAAGCGCAACAAGTGGTGAGCCATCTACGGCAAAGCGGCTTCCGCAATATCGCCGTCTCCCCCAATAACCTGCTGGTCACGGCGGAAGGCAGCGCCGCCACCGTTTACGGCGCCTTCCAGACCCGGCTGCACCGATACGATGTGGGCGGCAGACAAGCGGTCGCCAACATCCAGAACGCCCAGGTGCCGGCCAGCCTGGCCGGGATCGTGCTGGCGGTGCACGGTCTGCAGAGCGTCCATCAGTTCCATGCGGCCTTCCACGCCCAAAGCGTGAGCAAGGCCGCCTCGGGCATCGTCGCCCACAAGCCGACGGACTTCGCCTCGATCTACAACGCCGCCAGCCTTCCCGCCGCCAAAAACGGCGTGGCCGGCATCATCGCCGAAGGCAATCTGAGCCAGACGGTGGCCGATCTGAACAGTTACGCCAAAAGCGCCGGCTTCGCCGCGCCCAGCGTCGCCATCGTCAACGCCGGCACGCCCAGCGCCGACACCTCCGGCATCATGGAGTGGAATCTGGACAGCCAGACCATGCTGGCCGCCAGCGGCGGCGCGTTGAAGCAGCTGCAGTTCTACGTCGCGCCGTCGATGAACAACGCCGACATCGCCGCGGCCATCAATGCGGCGGTGGCAGCCAACAGCGCCAAGGTGATCAATGTGTCGCTGGGCGAATGCGAACTGGGCGCGAAAGCGTCCGGCATGACCGCCAGCGTCGACCAGATGCTGCAGGCCGCCGTCGCCCATGGCCAGACCTTTTCCGTCTCCAGCGGCGATTCCGGCTCCTACGAGTGCGGCGGCAGTAGCGCCTATCAAAGCTATCCGGCGGTTTCACCCTACGTGATCGCGGTGGGCGGCACCACGCTGACCACCGGCGGCACGACCGCCTACGGCAGCGAAAAGACCTGGAGCGGCAGCGGCGGCGGTCCCAGCGCCACGGAAGCCGCCCCATCCTGGCAAACCGCCTCCGGCGTGCTGACCACAGCCAAGACCAAGCGCGGCGTGCCGGACATCGCCTTCGACGCCGACCCCGGCAGCGGCGAGCTGGTGCTGGTATCCGGCAGCACTTACCAGGTAGGCGGCACCAGCCTGGCCGCGCCGCTGTTCAGCGGCTTCTGGATCCGCATCCAATCCGCCAATGGCAACAAGCTGACTTCGCCGGCCAATGCCATCTACAAATACTTCAAGGCCAATCCTTCGCTGTACCGCGACGTGGCCAGCGGCAGCAACGGCGCGTTCAAAGCCACTGCGGGATGGGACTACACCACAGGCTGGGGCAGCTTGAACATCCGCCAATCTCAACGCCTTCATCGCCAAGACCGCCGGTTTCTGACGGAAGCCGCCCGCAAACGCCCCGCGTGTACGCGGGGCGTTTGCTTTGGCCGGGCCGCCGCTTAG